The following proteins come from a genomic window of Musa acuminata AAA Group cultivar baxijiao chromosome BXJ1-7, Cavendish_Baxijiao_AAA, whole genome shotgun sequence:
- the LOC135678075 gene encoding protein DA1-related 1-like: MVWLNKIFKGSNLKISAGQSHGSHADDVFWTEPSSSIDGRQGYEDEDVDHAIAVSLSEEDQRGKAVDNKSHLEEDEQLARAMQESLFTESPPHRNGQVYQPYPFFFPSFSRRCAGCNKEVGHGRYLSVMGAVWHPECFRCHECNKPIYDHEFSMYENHPYHKSCYRKLFHPKCDVCKQFIPEIRDGRIEYRAHPFWGQKYCPLHERDGTPRCCSCERMESMDAKYVTLDDGRKLCLECLNFSIMDTSECQPLYLDIQEFYEGLNMKVEQQIPLLLVERLALNEAMEGEKNGHHHLPETRGLCLSEEQIVRTILRRPIIGPGNRLIDMITGPYRLVRRCEVTAILILYGLPRLLTGSILAHEMMHAWLRLKGYRNLDPDVEEGICQVLAHMWLDSEIISGSGSNAASTSSTRPSKKGARTQSERKLGEFFKHQIESDVSPEYGDGFRAANRAVDQYGLRRTLDHISLTGRFP, translated from the exons ATGGTTTGGTTAAACAAAATCTTTAAAGGTTCCAATCTTAAAATTTCAGCTGGTCAGAGTCATGGCAGTCATgcagatgatgtcttttggaccgAACCCTCTAGTTCGATA GATGGCAGGCAGGGGTATGAAGATGAAGATGTTGATCATGCTATAGCAGTTTCACTATCAGAAGAAGACCAGAGGGGCAAAGCTGTTG ACAATAAATCTCATCTGGAGGAAGATGAACAGCTTGCAAGGGCTATGCAAGAGAGTTTATTTACAGAATCTCCTCCCCATCGAAATGGCCAAGTTTATCAACCTTATCCTTTTTTCTTTCCTTCATTCTCCAG GAGATGTGCGGGATGTAACAAAGAAGTTGGTCATGGTCGCTATTTGAGTGTTATGGGTGCTGTTTGGCATCCAGAGTGCTTTCGTTGCCATGAGTGTAATAAACCAATATATGACCATGAG TTTTCTATGTACGAGAATCATCCTTATCACAAGTCTTGCTACAGGAAACTGTTCCACCCAAAATGTGATGTCTGCAAGCAATTT ATTCCAGAAATTAGAGATGGCCGAATTGAATACCGAGCTCATCCTTTTTGGGGACAAAAGTACTGTCCTTTGCATGAGCGTGATGGCACTCCTAGGTGCTGCAGTTGTGAAAGGATGGAG TCAATGGACGCAAAATATGTGACTTTAGACGATGGCCGTAAGCTTTGTCTTGAGTGTCTTAATTTTTCAATAATGGATACAAGCGAGTGCCAACCCCTTTACCTTGATATACAAGAATTCTATGAAGGTTTAAATATGAAAGTGGAACAGCAGATTCCATTGCTTCTAGTTGAGAGACTAGCTCTTAATGAAGCCATGGAAGGTGAAAAGAAT GGGCATCATCACCTCCCTGAAACTAGAGGTCTTTGTCTTTCTGAAGAACAAATTGTTAGAACT ATTTTGAGGAGGCCAATAATTGGACCTGGAAACAGACTCATAGATATGATAACAGGGCCATATAGACTGGTACGACGGTGTGAAGTAACAGCAATTCTTATACTCTATGGGCTACCAAG ATTGCTAACAGGGTCAATACTGGCTCATGAGATGATGCATGCATGGTTACGCCTTAAAG GatatcgaaatcttgatcctgaCGTTGAAGAAGGCATCTGCCAGGTGCTGGCTCATATGTGGCTGGACTCTGAAATAATATCAGGGTCAGGTAGTAATGCTGCCTCCACTTCGTCCACCAGGCCCTCGAAAAAAGGTGCCCGAACTCAGTCCGAGAGAAAGCTAGGGGAATTTTTCAAACACCAAATTGAATCGGATGTTTCACCGGAATATGGAGATGGGTTCAGAGCAGCCAATAGAGCAGTCGATCAATACGGCCTCAGACGTACTCTCGACCATATTAGCTTAACAGGGAGATTTCCATAG